From the Patescibacteria group bacterium genome, the window GGATTTTAGGTCCGAACGGGGCTGGGAAAACCACGACGCTGGAAATGATGGAAGGTTTGAAAGGCATCACGGGTGGTACGGTTCTCCTTGATGGGAAAGATGTGAGTAAGCTGACTCGGGAGGTTAAAGCGGTGATTGGTGTGCAACTCCAGTCCTCAGCTTTCTTTGACGGGCTAAACTTGAAAGAGTTGGTGGAAACTTTTGGCGCGTTGTACGGCAAAGAAGTTGATGCCATGAAATTACTTCGTGAGGTCCAGCTTGAGGAGAAATGGAAAAGTAAAGTAAAGGAGTTGTCTGGCGGGCAGAAGCAGCGGCTGTCCATTGCCGTGGCTTTGGTCAACCAACCCAAGGTGCTGTTCCTGGACGAACCAACCACGGGGTTGGATCCGCAAGCTCGGCGGAATTTGTGGGATTTGATTAACCAGATAAAAGGCCGCGGTGTCACCATTATCCTCACCACGCACTACATGGAAGAAGCCGAAGTGCTCTGCGACCGGATTGCAATTATGGATCA encodes:
- a CDS encoding ABC transporter ATP-binding protein — its product is MAEHIIQVQNLKKQYGDFTAVDGISFTVEKGETFGILGPNGAGKTTTLEMMEGLKGITGGTVLLDGKDVSKLTREVKAVIGVQLQSSAFFDGLNLKELVETFGALYGKEVDAMKLLREVQLEEKWKSKVKELSGGQKQRLSIAVALVNQPKVLFLDEPTTGLDPQARRNLWDLINQIKGRGVTIILTTHYMEEAEVLCDRIAIMDHAKIMTLDTPHNLLKLADVGTTVQCNVDRAISVETLGQLPEISGVEVMDHMFTFKTKQPEKALPALFTLAQQQGVALHDVQVHQATLEDVFLKLTGRKLRE